The proteins below come from a single Mycobacterium parmense genomic window:
- a CDS encoding PE family protein, whose protein sequence is MSFLIAAPELMADAAANLANLGSAIGSANFAAAAATTGLLPAAADEVSTQIASMFSAHAAGYQQLSAQAAAFHEQFVQALTAGAGTYASAEANIVQTLAGAAPALGVDLGGGLAGLEAGAGINGLGAALNTALSGGLGGGLSGLGGALTGGLSGAGFALPGGMTGALATLGGFLQISPGLGASMSAGLSGLGAQFNAALSGGLSAGLSGVPAAWANAVAPFGALLTAGSPAAFMTQLEAMQTGFNSALINGEFGFNSSLVAQELAVETALFGGAGALNGVPDDIFNFWNSVLGTGEIGFNTMLGAQFTGLVGFGPGFSWGQPWYQFVHGLYVPGSYAIGNNGWINGLAGALDQKVLFDFDVIGAGTGIVSGNGVVQTTLSTALGAAGWQSPFGGLLAGVNGALQHQIGNLEGWAAPQVYFLGGIDGTAGGGLNGMETTFNTGLVNSEMGWEASVFGANAFNGALDRTFNIGNLFVVTGQQTLNSVLGAAPFPPLSSALAGGSSLVFNGGNIGGIEGLFDQTLAAGFDLAGMM, encoded by the coding sequence GTGTCTTTCCTGATCGCAGCGCCAGAGCTGATGGCGGACGCGGCAGCAAACCTGGCGAACCTCGGTTCGGCGATCGGGTCGGCCAACTTCGCGGCGGCGGCGGCGACCACGGGACTGTTGCCCGCGGCCGCCGACGAGGTTTCGACCCAGATCGCGTCGATGTTCTCGGCTCACGCGGCGGGCTATCAGCAGCTCAGTGCCCAGGCCGCGGCATTCCACGAACAGTTCGTCCAAGCCCTGACCGCCGGTGCCGGCACGTACGCCTCGGCCGAGGCCAACATCGTCCAGACCCTGGCGGGCGCCGCTCCGGCCCTCGGTGTCGACCTCGGCGGCGGGCTGGCCGGGCTCGAGGCCGGCGCGGGGATCAACGGACTCGGCGCTGCACTCAACACCGCACTGTCCGGCGGGCTGGGCGGTGGCCTCTCGGGTCTGGGCGGAGCCTTGACCGGCGGGCTTTCCGGAGCGGGATTCGCCCTGCCCGGCGGTATGACCGGCGCGCTCGCCACACTGGGCGGCTTCCTGCAGATCAGCCCGGGCCTGGGAGCCAGCATGAGCGCCGGCCTGTCCGGGCTGGGTGCCCAATTCAACGCCGCTCTGTCGGGCGGGCTGTCGGCCGGGCTGTCCGGTGTTCCCGCCGCGTGGGCCAACGCGGTGGCGCCTTTCGGGGCGCTGCTCACCGCCGGCTCGCCGGCTGCGTTCATGACGCAGCTGGAGGCCATGCAGACCGGTTTCAACAGCGCCCTGATCAACGGCGAGTTCGGCTTCAACTCGTCCCTGGTCGCCCAGGAGCTCGCGGTCGAGACCGCGCTGTTCGGCGGTGCCGGCGCGCTCAACGGCGTGCCCGACGACATCTTCAACTTCTGGAACAGCGTGCTGGGGACGGGCGAGATCGGTTTCAACACCATGCTGGGCGCGCAGTTCACCGGTCTCGTGGGCTTCGGCCCCGGCTTCAGCTGGGGCCAGCCCTGGTATCAGTTCGTCCACGGCCTCTACGTGCCCGGGAGCTATGCCATCGGCAACAACGGCTGGATCAACGGGCTCGCAGGTGCCCTCGACCAGAAGGTCCTGTTCGACTTCGACGTCATCGGCGCCGGCACGGGCATCGTCAGCGGCAACGGGGTGGTGCAAACCACCTTGTCGACGGCCCTGGGCGCGGCGGGGTGGCAGTCGCCGTTCGGCGGGCTGCTCGCCGGGGTAAACGGCGCGCTGCAGCATCAGATCGGCAATCTGGAGGGTTGGGCGGCCCCCCAGGTCTACTTCCTGGGAGGCATCGACGGCACCGCCGGTGGCGGCTTGAACGGCATGGAGACGACCTTCAACACCGGCCTGGTGAACAGCGAAATGGGCTGGGAGGCAAGCGTCTTTGGCGCCAATGCGTTCAACGGAGCGCTCGACCGCACCTTCAACATCGGCAACCTGTTCGTGGTCACCGGCCAGCAGACCCTCAACAGTGTCCTCGGCGCGGCGCCCTTCCCGCCGTTGAGCAGCGCTCTGGCCGGGGGGTCGTCGCTGGTCTTCAACGGCGGCAACATCGGCGGCATCGAGGGTCTGTTCGACCAGACCCTGGCCGCGGGCTTCGACCTCGCCGGGATGATGTGA